The DNA region cccccccccccaacaaaacaaaaaatcagcTGGTTGATTTTGcaatttcctttcttcttcttcttttttttcttttcgttgTGAATTTGAAAAGAAATGTTCCTTAATGCCCCTTGAAAGAAATTCATATGTAAGTTCATTTTTGTGTTGCTTcgtatttccaaataaaaaaataataattacaaaatcTGGATCATCCTCTTGTTGCTTTCATTTGAGCCAATTGAGGGAACTTCAGCTATCAGGTGACTGATTAACTTTgcataataaacataaaatggaTGCAGCTTCAATTTTTCTCATGATTTCATGTGTTCTAAATCGTCCTTTAGTTTGCAGTGGTGTTTgttaattattatcttaaatgtATTAGGATCTGGCAACAGTTTCTTAGAAAAAGGGTTGGGGATTGTAATTATTTGCAGTAGTGCTGAGATTttctgtttctttgttttccaCATGCAGCATACTAATGTCTGCATATGTAAAATGACCTTTTTCAGGTTGTGACAAGTTTGGCAGATCCTTCTGCTAACATCATATTTGGGGCTGTCGTGGATGACCGCTACAATGGAGAGATTCATGTTACTATCATTGCTACAGGCTTCTCACAGTCATTTCAGAAGAAACTATTAACAGACCCCAAGGCAGCAAAGCTGATTGACAAAGTTCCAGTGGACCAAGAAAGCCAGGGAATGCCCTTCCCCCTCAAGTCCCCAACCTCACCTTCAACTGTTCCATCCAGACCGTCTCACCGAAAGCTCTTcttttaattcctttttttttcttttttcttttttcttttttcttttttcctttcttcccaTTTAACTCCTTTTGCCATTTGGCTCTGTAATGATCTTGAAGTTGATATATGAGAACTGCATTTTGTTCTAGAGTTTACTCTGTTTTGTATGTAATTATTGAGTATCCTCATTCTTTATTATCTATGTTATCTATAATTGCTGAAATAAACACTAATTTAGCTTCTGCatagttttaattaataatttttttccttctaattttttaaaccaaGAGAGTGGATACTTATTACTTATACTATTTAGACTACCACTAATACTACATCCATTATTTTCAAACTTATGTTCTATATGTAACATATGCCTATAATCTTCCTTTTCATTTCCTAGCCCAGAACTAATACATTCTATCTTATCACTACTATATGATGTCATTTTAAACTACCGTTGGAACTTGAGACCGCCTATATGATTCGTGGTGCCAAAAATCGAGTTCCCTAATGCCAAAGACTTACTAAATATTACTTAAACTGGCTAATGGGAGATACACAGCTAGAAATGAAACGACACGCAATAATAAATTAGTAGTATTCATGAGTATAAAAGATTTAGTCAAGCATGGAagatttatatagaaaaatttacttaaaatgTGATATAAACTTAGAGCATTAATATTGGTGGTAGGCTTTGATACCAATAATACAAACATAAAGAAGATTATTATCTGAACTAAAATTATTATCTGAACTAAAACTATATAGAAGAAGAaagttatattttaatttgttgttcTCTTACAAGAGAATTACACTCCGTGTATAGGAGAAATGGAACAAATGAGGACAAATAATAATTcatgtatataatattaatatcttAAAACTAAAGCTtggcatttattgttgctacactCCTATTGAGCTATATTAGTGTAGCATTTCGGTCTCATTCAGTCCAGTTTTGTCTCATTGTCTCATTCagtctatttggtccattcaatCCATTTTGGTCTGCTCAGTCCAGTTTCGTCCCATTCGGTCCAGTTAGTCCATTTCAGTCCACTTTAGTAATGCTTTAAGAGGAGAGCTGCTTCATTGACAATTATGTCTCATTCTCAGCATAATGTTGATTAGTTCttgataaaattacatttttcttatatcattaaagtctttttttttcccaaatataAATGATAGATTTACTTATATCTGCTTACTCTTTAGGTCATTCAAGATGTGTAGAGGACACACCGTTTAAAATGAGTATTAGAAACAAATTCTAATCAcacattacattatttacaaaatacctcaacttatataataattgaatgtaTAATGAGTTatgtttcctttaaaaaaaacttacaaaattcaaaacattttcaaataacaaatatagaaaatttaatttagaaaatctaatatatagTATCaactatattttgttaaaaaataatcacattatTTAAGGGTTTAAGACTAACACTTATGTCTTATCtactatttttcatttttcactagacaaaaataaatagtcaAATTTTTCTGCGCATCACGGGATCTATAACTAATGAAGTATAGTAAATAATACATGAATAGGTGTCCTAATAATGCACAGATATCTACAACTTTTTTAGGTACAATAATTCACGGGCATCTATACCATTTTACAAGGGAATCAATTTTTTGCTGTTGAATGGCAAACTCCAATGTAGAATACccacaagaaagaaaaacacactTTTTTTAAGGCATCAAAAAGCCTACTAATAATTGCACACAAGCAACCCGACTGGGTTTAAAGAGCTAGTCCATGTAGAATACCTTCAAGAAAGAAGAGTATAAGATGTCCACATGATGTCTGAAAGAGTATCAAGCAACAATGCATTAAGAATTTAAGAGGTCAGACACTGAAGCCAGCTGGGGTAGTGCTAGGGTTTTTATGATGCACTATTGGCGTGATTGGCATACAATCTTGGCATTTATCATGCCAGTGAGGTCAGAAAATGGCCATCACCTATTATTCAAGAGTAATAAACTGTCTACCAACGTATAAATCAAGATGCATGGAAGTAGAATTCATTTCTAGGGAAGCCAAAGAAGACAACCTTCATCAACAGCTCAGCTTACGCAGTTGTTGCTGGTTCAATCAGATAAATATTCACACTTCATGGGAAAAACATGATTAAATTAGGCGTAGAGAAATCATTGCAGGGGAAATTAGGAGATCAATTGCACATATGCTTCAACTCATGGGACAAATGTAAAGAATCGCTATTATATAcaaatttcagtttttaagaGGTTTTGATGGAATTgcaaaaaacttgacatttTGGACTATATAAATCATCTACCAGCAGGTAGCTTACAATTACATATTTGCACAGTATCTATATACTACTGTAAAGAAAGGAATTTAACAGATAATTTACACATTCTTGAGAATGAGCATTCCCATTGATGTTCAATTAAATCACAAGAAGAAAGATAATTCAGGTTTTGGGGTAAAGGCGAGCACACTTTCACCAAAAAGTTCAAACAATGATGCCAACATTTGTCCTGCATCCATGTCCTCCTTCCAAGCCTGAGAGAGAACAGTAGACGTTTTTACCACTCTACCACCAACCTCCCGTCCAGGTAACTGCCGGGACATTGATGACAAACCAACACCAGAACCACCTGCAGCAGTGGAATACCCACCCGTTGTCCCTTGTGTGTCAATTTGCATTGAGTTCATTGGTATTACACCCATTTTGCCATCTGTTGCTACTTTCTTAAGTGATGGTTGATGCATTAAGTTGTCTGTGCTTGCCTTGCGTTTTTCTAGATGGATAAGAAAGCAGATAAGATAAAGAGCAAAGAGGATCAGGAACAATGAGGTAAGAGCATTATTGCAAAGCTCATGCAATGGCTTTATGCACCCATTTCAAATAACCAAATACAAGATATATGACATTTAGGCTTTTTAAACACCCATTTTCAAATAACCAATCACAACATATATCTACATGCACACACAGTTACCAACTGCCACCAATACATGCAAAGAGTTGATCTCAAGTTTACATTCTTGTATGCTGTATCACATGCAACGCCATCTCACCCCCAAACCCCCATCAATAACCCCCCACCCCTCAAACACACACTCTGTCTTCCAAAATCATGTTTAAAACAAACCATTTGACCTCCTGTTAAAACTTACAATAAAGGGCATTCATGCAGCACACACAAATACGCATGATATATGTATCTATTGCATATTATTAATGTAAACCTTGATGAGACAGGTCATACTTGGCATTGTAGGCACAACTTTTGCATTGGTCTTCAAGATGGCACAAGTTGGTGGAGAAAGCAAACCAGGGAACATCTTGACCCGATCATACATGCATTGGCCAGCCGCAAACTAGAATGTTGATGGCTTTGTTAGTTCCACAGCACATCCAAGTCAAATAGAAAATCCATATccaaaaaagatataaataacAAATGTCATATTGGACAGAAGCCTAGGGGAAATTTTTAACTATGGATAATCTGATCAAAAGACACATTATTCTGGTGTACTGGTGTTACAAGAGTAAGTGTAGTGGTGAGACATGATCACCCATTAATTCATTGCTCAATTGCTAGAAGGTTATGGTCCTTTGTTATGCGAATTTTGGGGTTCAATGGATAGTACCTTTGAAAGTGGTTGTGTACTTCATTTGGGGGAATCTTTTCAGAAGGCAGCTTGTCATTGATTTATGTGGACATTTTGGAGGGGGATGAATAGTTGCACATTTTGTGAATTTCAGGTTCGGTGGATAATACATTAGAAAGTGTGTGTTATTCATTTGAAAAGGTCTTTTTGGAAAGCAGCTCCTCTTTACCTTATATGGACGATtttgagaaggagagagagagggagcaGTATAAGTGCGTGTTTAATGGCATAGAGTTATCCAACCAAAATCTTTACTTTTGCAGTCTTTGTATGAGTGGTCTACTGGTAATGGCAGAGTTATATTGCTTCTTTTGTATAGTTTgttaattatttgtattttagctTGTAATTATTTAGAGGGTATCTACATATAGTGCTTGCAAGTATAGATGTCCTCGCtaatagagaaagaaatcaGGGCTTTTTTAGCATACAACACATCAGCAGGTAAATCTTTACTActtgaaaaaatgaaatatgaatCACCAGCAAGGCCCCATAAACACGCCAAGCTTCATGCCTCTTCATCTCATTCTTTTGCTCCTCAAGTATCATTTCTGGCGCCAGAAGTTGCAAATATGGCTCAAGATTTGGTAATATAAGCAGCCGAACCTGCTCAGAGTTTAGAAGCATAAAAATTGCTCAAACAAACGTAAAAGAGGATTTTACAAAGGAAAGCACAAGAAACTAAGAAACAGGCAATAACGACAGCAACAACTACAACTAAACACATAACATGCATGGTGTGGTTCAACATAAAACAGGAACCATAGGAAAAAGTAAAATACCTCccaaaaaaatctctcttttttttttttttttttttttggttgcgaAAAAGGGGTCTAGAGTTCAAGCACCAGATGTGTGTAGTCCCCTTGTCCTTCACACACCAGGTAATTACAAGGAGGAATCCcttgatataaaaaaattatagaatatttCCAATCTAAAATGACAACTTCATATAAATCATGTAGCATCCTCCccttgatattaaaaaaaaaacatagagatAAGAGATTACCACACTAGGTCCAAGGGCTGATAGCCCTTGAATTGCACCATAATGTTGAGGCAATGCTTTGGTTGGGTCCAAGAAAGCATGAAGCAGAGTCCTTGTGACACGTGGCTGAAGATTGTGATAAACATGTCCAAATCTGCATAGTTGTACTAGTGagtataattatatatattctcttgagagagaaaagaaaattaaagaggCTCAGCATTTTCTAGTCTCTTTATCTCCAAATATAACTTACATGTAAAGCAAACTAAATCTGAACAAAGATAAAAATGAGTAGGCATTTTAATTTAGAACATGCATGCATAATACTTGGTTCAAGGGCAGAGGAGGCTTGGTTAGCTTAAAGATAGCTCAACTCAAGGACACCTACTTATATTCTACACTTTACAAAAGTAAATATATCATATTATGCATGAAATTACAGTGCTATAATCATCAATTATGTCCATTTTTGGACTGCACACAAGCACAAGAATAAGGCATCATAGAAATGATTTTTATGTGGAGGATAAAAAGCAAATATTTAACTATTGTGCTGAGTAACTTCCAAATAACTGAAATGCAGAAAATGGCAGAAGTTTAATATACACAAGGATTATACCCATGCGATACATAGATTAATCACAAATCATATGTAAACTAAAGAAGATATTTcaataatgtaataaaaaatatatatagcaaaAATGAAACAACATTCTCTTAATGTTACACAACGAATGCCCATTGTATAAgaccaagtttttatttttaaaccaaAGATTACAATagagattataaaataaattatgaaatttctttcaaattccttgaaacttttaataaataagttatAATCAGAATAgtattttaatctcattaaatatTTGGTAAAAGAGTTTCACTTAAAGTAATCTATGTAAataattatatgtattttttttttttttttataagtaataaaaatatattaaaagaagaGGGGTGTCACCCGAGTATGCAGGAAGTATACATCAaggacaaaaacaaatcaagtgCATAAAGTACAAAAGTCCATgaacttatatatattattatacgTACTTATTATATGTActtatatttatcaaaaaagtatatatattattatacgTACTCATAATGAGTCATATGGCGAAACTTTCATACAAAACATGGAGCACACATAATGCAAGCACAACGAAAACAATCCAAcctttattattaaaacaaaaaattatggtaTATTATTAACATAATGAaacttgttttaaatttttagaaacTCTTGGTAGTAGAACTTTAATTGcaagtggcattttttaaactttttgaaaCATCAGCAATAGAAATAGAGTTTATtatgttaattattttaatatacttCTAGCATGTGTCACACGACATAAATGAAAAAggcggggaaaaaaaaaagagagggcaTACACTTGTGTAACCACAACATGTAGGACACAACTTTTATCATATAggtaagaataattttattgaaaatggaCTACTTCATGCAAAGAAGGCACAAAGTAAATCATATGATTTGCGCAAaagtttatataatattaattttttatgaatgttTTGGTGACAAACTGACAATAACTAAATGGtagattattatataatttaacaaTTCTCATATGGTGTACtagaggattttttttctttttttgtgttttcatagGTTTTAATCACAaatcatgtgaatttttttggaCTTAAATTAGTAGTGTCTCATTAATTCAGTGAATGAAATCAATCTACATAATTTACCAAAGTCTTACATAAAAAGTAGCCACTTGGCACAAGGAAAGTGAACCACTCAGCACAACCACAACTTCTAggatccaacttttattataaagtATTTGATTTGCATAATTGTGATCACTAAAGCCGTAATGTTAATATTCTCCATCAAGTAAATCTCCCATAGAGTTTGTCTAATTAATATACAACAGAAAAAATttatcaccttttgcatattGAAGCAACAATGTTTGCTGTGAAGTTCCTAAGTTCCCAATGATTGTCAGAAGATCTATTCCCTAATCTTTTTGCAACAAGGCATGTAATAACGGAGGGCATCAATTGGTGTAGCTGCATAAGATTAACACAACATTAGATAGGCAGCAAATCAACCCATGATATAACATACATCAAATAAGGTACTCAAAAATCAGCAGATTAATTTCCCCACTAATGCCAAGCCCATGGTTTATAATCTAACAGGCCCCAAAAATGTGATAACTCATTAAACATCAACCATAAAGAAGTTCTGTGCCATCCTATTTATAGCATCCTGTTGTGCATTCAAGATCAAAGGGTCAAAATGTTCAGGAAAATCAACAATAGACAGATATCATCATCCAACTAGATCGTTTCCGGGGTTTCTGTCTCTTTGTTAAAAGCTTCAAGTGGTAATCCCAAAGCTTTAAATCATTGTTTAAGATGAGGCACAAATCACTACTAAATCCTTCTGATGGTCATGTTGAGGACTCGTAATTCAGCAACAAACTTGTCATGGCTATACATGTACATAAATTAATAGTTGGCCAAAATGGAAATGACTAAATACTTACATAAGGGTCTATGTGAATGTGTGGATTCCGAAGAAGGCTTCGAACCACACGCATCAAAGCAAAAAGGAGAGGGAAATCATTCAAATTGCGCGTAACCTAAGACAAAATGGGGAAAATATCAGTTAaaaatgagaaacaaaaaagtgaTCTCAACCAAAAGCGTGTTGAGTATAGACAATAAGAAAGATAGAGGCTTATAGCCTCAAGATCACCTCATCAGCAATGAAGTATGTGAAGTAAGGAACTAAGGGATGCAAGCCCGAGTCTGTGGCCAAGCTCACTAATGCTTCTTTTAAGAGGACAGAGCCAGACTTATTCACAATCAATTCCGTGATATGTTTAAAGTATAACTGCAGAGgcaatatcaaaaaaaattggagataaGACTGTTCCTTGAAtggaaatacaaaaaagaaatgcatAGAGTAAGAGATATGGAATATACCCGCAGTTCCCCTGACAGAACATGCTTAACTGGTAATTTAAGGTCAATAAGAACTTCTGAGTACTCAGATTTTTTTCCATCAGAGGGTACTGCAAGTGCTACAAACAAAGCATATTACCAATCTAAAGCACCAAATATGGGGAAATTaaactttcaaacaaaaatagactAATTAAACCAGACATAAAGATTAGAGATTATAATGAATTTAGGAATTACTATATTTTcccactctacctcccattcaAAATGTAAAATTCCCACATGTTGGGCCTCACTtataatgtattaaaaaaaagggaattacAACATTTTGAAATGGATCAAAATATGCAAGTAATCAAACAGAAACATTCTCAGCAGCAAATCCTTTCCAATCAGaagttacaaaataaaaaataaaaaagtagagcATGTGTTAGAAGGGCAAGTCTCCAATTAGATGAGAGATCCCTCATTTCTTCAATCATATTGCACCTAAGTTTAGCAAGAAGGCAATATACCTTCAACTGAAGCATTTTCAGGAATTGCAGGTTGAACTCCTTCAATTGCCAGCCAGTGAGTATTAACTGATGTATCAAGTGGTGCCTTTGCCAAAGGTGCGTCAATAACCTATATAAATCAagtaaaatacaagaaaataaaggagtaatttaaataatttagttataaaatccTACTTAATATCATTTATAGCTTCTTACATCTTTAAATTCCACATCCTTGTcatcaatataaaataaatcctTGTGTCCAGCAGCTCTTTTGAACCTCAGGGGATCTCCAGATGTGAACCCATATATTGGCTGAAGCAGGTAGAAAGACACAGGTAAGCAAATGGAAACCTAAGAGAACCACAAATACACACAGCAAAGGAAACATCAGCCGAATAATATTAATCTAACTTACCTCCACATTTCTTAACTTAAGTGCACCATCCACATCATCAGCTGTCAAACTAGTCCGCCTCGAGTGGCGCATGCATTTAATTGCCTCCTACATTTCAAAAAATACAGAACATCTCAGTTTCTTTAAAATGCACTTCAATTGCTCACTTTGCTTTTATCCTTGCGTCTACTAATCATATctatgtgtttgtgtgcattAAATAAAACCGGAATTATcattaaagaatacaaaaacttTTAACACTTGGGTTTGTCCAGCTCCAATTAATTCCACCACCAGCAAGTGAAACTAAAGCTAGTTCTTGAATTTCCTAACCATCACACTGTCCAATTAATACCACAATGCTACATTTACATGGCACATAGTACGTACTACAAAACTCTCACAAATGTACCAAACTGagcaaaaatccaaaacaaccaaattcaaaatgccATACCTGCATGATCTCGCGAACCCGGTACTCGACATCTGGGGCAAGAGCCAGGGCAACCTCTGGGGACAAGTTGGTAATCCCAATGCTCTGTGCAATGACCTCAATTGCCTCCTTTGGCACAATgctcatcttttcttttcttttcttttttttaacacttcaaTAACACACACTTCATTAATCTACTTACTCCATACCTATATACAAGAACTCTTTGAAGCTATTAGGTAATGTAAATTCAAAAAGCAGCTAAATTTGCATCTGGGTATTCCAATTTCtaccaaaattttcatctaaaccaataaaacccacccaaaaaaataataaaaaaacccatcTTGGCATATATCCATAGCTATATCTATCTACAtccatacatacatatatgagagattaataaaaaaagagaagaattttGAAAAGAACAGTACCTGAAGACAGGatgtgaatatttttaaatttagggCTAACTGTAAAAACTGTAAGACGAGTCTAAGTGAAACGGAAAAGACATCTCTGTCGTCAAACGAGGTTTACTGGGCTTTTCATTGGCTTTGGAAGTTCAATTTGGACTCTCGGCTCATATACATGATGCCGGCCCAAGGAAGCAGTGTTGGGCtggagtttctctctctctctctctctctctctctctctctcgtgagTTGTTATGCACATATAAGTGGAACCCACATATCTACTTAAACCCAAAAATAAGAACCCACTTATCTATGACGACGAGCCTAAAGAGTAAGGACTAGGAACaagctctttttcttttcttttctttttttcttttttgaaatggtTAAAAATCTCTActctactttcttttctttttttataaaacagaggatttatttattaagtAAGGAGCAATGTTACAAGCATTATCCATTGGGCACTCACAAGGAGTGCCTAGTTGCA from Castanea sativa cultivar Marrone di Chiusa Pesio chromosome 6, ASM4071231v1 includes:
- the LOC142641612 gene encoding transcription initiation factor TFIID subunit 6-like isoform X1, which encodes MSIVPKEAIEVIAQSIGITNLSPEVALALAPDVEYRVREIMQEAIKCMRHSRRTSLTADDVDGALKLRNVEPIYGFTSGDPLRFKRAAGHKDLFYIDDKDVEFKDVIDAPLAKAPLDTSVNTHWLAIEGVQPAIPENASVEALAVPSDGKKSEYSEVLIDLKLPVKHVLSGELRLYFKHITELIVNKSGSVLLKEALVSLATDSGLHPLVPYFTYFIADEVTRNLNDFPLLFALMRVVRSLLRNPHIHIDPYLHQLMPSVITCLVAKRLGNRSSDNHWELRNFTANIVASICKRFGHVYHNLQPRVTRTLLHAFLDPTKALPQHYGAIQGLSALGPSVVRLLILPNLEPYLQLLAPEMILEEQKNEMKRHEAWRVYGALLFAAGQCMYDRVKMFPGLLSPPTCAILKTNAKVVPTMPKKRKASTDNLMHQPSLKKVATDGKMGVIPMNSMQIDTQGTTGGYSTAAGGSGVGLSSMSRQLPGREVGGRVVKTSTVLSQAWKEDMDAGQMLASLFELFGESVLAFTPKPELSFFL
- the LOC142641612 gene encoding transcription initiation factor TFIID subunit 6-like isoform X3, whose product is MSIVPKEAIEVIAQSIGITNLSPEVALALAPDVEYRVREIMQEAIKCMRHSRRTSLTADDVDGALKLRNVEPIYGFTSGDPLRFKRAAGHKDLFYIDDKDVEFKDVIDAPLAKAPLDTSVNTHWLAIEGVQPAIPENASVEALAVPSDGKKSEYSEVLIDLKLPVKHVLSGELRLYFKHITELIVNKSGSVLLKEALVSLATDSGLHPLVPYFTYFIADEVTRNLNDFPLLFALMRVVRSLLRNPHIHIDPYLHQLMPSVITCLVAKRLGNRSSDNHWELRNFTANIVASICKRFGHVYHNLQPRVTRTLLHAFLDPTKALPQHYGAIQGLSALGPSVVRLLILPNLEPYLQLLAPEMILEEQKNEMKRHEAWRVYGALLFAAGQCMYDRVKMFPGLLSPPTCAILKTNAKVVPTMPSMTCLIKKNARQAQTT
- the LOC142641612 gene encoding transcription initiation factor TFIID subunit 6-like isoform X2 — encoded protein: MSIVPKEAIEVIAQSIGITNLSPEVALALAPDVEYRVREIMQEAIKCMRHSRRTSLTADDVDGALKLRNVEPIYGFTSGDPLRFKRAAGHKDLFYIDDKDVEFKDVIDAPLAKAPLDTSVNTHWLAIEGVQPAIPENASVEVPSDGKKSEYSEVLIDLKLPVKHVLSGELRLYFKHITELIVNKSGSVLLKEALVSLATDSGLHPLVPYFTYFIADEVTRNLNDFPLLFALMRVVRSLLRNPHIHIDPYLHQLMPSVITCLVAKRLGNRSSDNHWELRNFTANIVASICKRFGHVYHNLQPRVTRTLLHAFLDPTKALPQHYGAIQGLSALGPSVVRLLILPNLEPYLQLLAPEMILEEQKNEMKRHEAWRVYGALLFAAGQCMYDRVKMFPGLLSPPTCAILKTNAKVVPTMPKKRKASTDNLMHQPSLKKVATDGKMGVIPMNSMQIDTQGTTGGYSTAAGGSGVGLSSMSRQLPGREVGGRVVKTSTVLSQAWKEDMDAGQMLASLFELFGESVLAFTPKPELSFFL